One Candidatus Zixiibacteriota bacterium genomic window carries:
- a CDS encoding response regulator transcription factor — MRILIADNHKLFCEGLRLLLEKQPHMEIVGEANNGRMAVRLCHELTPDLVVMDVGMPELNGIEATRQIRAEMPEVKVIAVSMHDDRQYVAGMLSAGASGYVLKDGAFTELNEAIRIVTRGGRYLSPSIVDIVVEDYAQRLSPALGSALEKLSVREREVLQMIAEGHSTAAIAERLHVSRKTVETHRKNMMAKLELRNVAELTKFAIREGLTSLDISTRKGDETE, encoded by the coding sequence ATGCGAATATTGATCGCCGACAACCACAAGCTCTTCTGCGAGGGTCTTCGCCTGCTGCTGGAAAAGCAGCCGCACATGGAGATCGTCGGCGAGGCCAATAACGGCCGGATGGCGGTGCGGCTGTGCCATGAACTGACGCCGGACCTGGTGGTCATGGACGTCGGCATGCCCGAGCTCAACGGCATCGAGGCGACCCGGCAGATCCGGGCGGAAATGCCGGAGGTCAAAGTGATCGCGGTGTCGATGCATGACGACCGGCAATATGTCGCCGGGATGCTCTCGGCGGGCGCCTCCGGCTACGTCCTCAAAGACGGCGCCTTCACCGAATTGAACGAGGCCATCCGGATCGTCACGCGGGGCGGACGGTATCTCAGCCCCAGCATCGTCGACATCGTTGTCGAGGACTACGCCCAGCGGCTCTCCCCCGCGCTGGGTTCGGCGCTGGAGAAACTCTCGGTGCGGGAACGGGAGGTGCTGCAGATGATCGCCGAGGGGCACTCGACGGCCGCGATCGCCGAACGGCTGCACGTGAGCCGCAAAACCGTGGAGACCCACCGGAAGAACATGATGGCCAAGCTGGAGCTGCGGAACGTGGCCGAGCTGACCAAGTTCGCGATCCGGGAGGGGCTCACGTCGCTGGACATTTCCACCCGGAAAGGGGACGAGACCGAGTGA
- a CDS encoding outer membrane beta-barrel protein, which translates to MSHRRRSLSSLVSAVAILLAVSQAAAGEAVDRTGFYVGAFGGYVSGSLNSNDPSHKESTGDYDDDSPLAGISGGYQRQYSNNWVAGLEIMIPLYIQKGTAVDKKYFPDTVTYEADFRYGLLLAAKFGRAYGNALPYLFGAAGFTNVDGKTLNVDLSENYSPGFEQSAAATHFLWQLGGGFDYQVSPVMFVGTRVAAFIGARADHTMPWNEPGPNEFGYNAVLVQIQGGYHF; encoded by the coding sequence ATGTCGCACCGCAGACGGAGTCTTTCCAGCTTGGTGAGCGCGGTCGCCATTCTTCTCGCCGTTTCCCAGGCGGCGGCGGGTGAAGCAGTCGACCGGACAGGGTTCTATGTCGGCGCTTTCGGTGGCTATGTCTCCGGAAGCCTCAATTCGAATGACCCATCGCACAAGGAATCGACCGGTGACTATGACGACGACAGTCCGCTGGCGGGTATCAGCGGCGGATATCAGCGCCAGTACAGCAACAACTGGGTTGCCGGCCTCGAGATCATGATCCCGCTCTACATTCAGAAAGGAACGGCGGTCGACAAGAAGTACTTCCCGGACACGGTGACCTACGAGGCAGACTTCCGCTACGGCCTGCTGCTGGCCGCCAAGTTCGGGCGCGCCTACGGCAACGCTCTGCCCTACCTGTTTGGAGCCGCCGGATTCACCAATGTGGACGGAAAGACGCTCAATGTCGATCTCAGTGAGAACTACTCGCCCGGGTTTGAGCAGAGCGCTGCGGCGACCCACTTCCTGTGGCAGCTGGGCGGCGGCTTCGATTACCAGGTCAGCCCGGTGATGTTTGTCGGCACGCGCGTGGCCGCGTTCATTGGCGCGCGCGCCGACCATACCATGCCTTGGAATGAGCCGGGCCCCAATGAATTCGGGTACAACGCCGTGCTCGTGCAGATCCAGGGGGGGTACCACTTCTAG
- a CDS encoding N(G),N(G)-dimethylarginine dimethylaminohydrolase: protein MRFSRALVRAPGPTMVDGITSAGLGAPVHRLAVAQHRAYVEALRACGLAVTCLPADDEFPDSTFVEDTALLTPHCAIIMRPGAPARRGEAAAIEPVVAGLFDAVERVEPPGTADAGDIMMVGDHYFIGLSQRTNREGAAQIIALLEAYGMTGSPVPLDRVLHLKSGVVYLENNTMLAAGEFKERPEFRAYDLIPVDDDERYAANALWLNGTVLVAAGYPKTERAVRAAGYETIVLEMSEFRKLDGGLSCLSLRF, encoded by the coding sequence ATGAGATTCTCGCGAGCCCTTGTCCGAGCGCCGGGACCGACGATGGTTGACGGCATTACCTCCGCCGGCCTCGGCGCGCCGGTCCACCGGCTCGCGGTCGCGCAGCACCGCGCCTACGTCGAGGCGCTGCGCGCCTGCGGGCTGGCGGTCACCTGCTTGCCCGCGGACGACGAGTTCCCGGACTCGACCTTTGTCGAGGACACGGCGCTGCTGACGCCGCACTGCGCCATCATCATGCGGCCGGGCGCCCCCGCGCGGCGGGGCGAGGCGGCCGCCATAGAACCGGTGGTGGCCGGATTGTTCGACGCCGTGGAGCGGGTCGAGCCGCCGGGAACAGCCGACGCGGGGGATATCATGATGGTCGGAGACCACTACTTCATCGGCCTGTCGCAACGCACGAACCGGGAGGGGGCGGCCCAGATTATCGCGCTGCTCGAGGCGTACGGAATGACCGGCTCCCCGGTGCCGCTCGACCGGGTTCTCCATCTGAAATCGGGCGTTGTCTACCTGGAGAACAACACCATGCTGGCGGCCGGGGAATTCAAAGAGCGGCCCGAGTTCCGGGCGTACGATCTGATTCCGGTTGACGACGACGAGCGCTATGCGGCCAACGCGCTGTGGCTGAACGGGACGGTGCTGGTCGCGGCCGGCTATCCGAAAACCGAGCGGGCCGTACGCGCGGCGGGGTACGAAACGATCGTGCTCGAAATGTCGGAGTTCCGCAAGCTCGACGGCGGGTTGAGTTGCCTGTCGTTGCGGTTCTGA
- a CDS encoding aminotransferase class I/II-fold pyridoxal phosphate-dependent enzyme: MMLALKHLNERLLRAEYAVRGPIVQRAQELEAAGRRIIYCNIGNPQALKQRPLTYLRQILCLIEYPELLENADVTRHFPKDVVERARSILVRHPHGTGAYSQSAGIPFIRKAVADFVARRDGIPASPEHVILTDGASKGAQAVLTALLRRRNDGFMIPIPQYPLYSASLELFGGRQIGYLLDDDDHWQLNEAVLEDSLAAARADGINPVGIVVINPGNPTGAVLTVDNIKMIIAFAERHRLAIIADEVYQENVYAPGCRFHSFAKVMHTLGVVSVPLFSLHSVSKGFLGECGHRGGYLEIRNVSEEVLAQFIKLQSISLCANIPGQIATYLMVSPPQPGERSYDAYVQERDAILDDLKAKAEILGEGINQIPGMSVDIPQGAMYAFVRFRLPEEKGADLTRLTPEQLSAYVAKRDTDYCLALLEQTGICVVPGSGFGQKPGTFHFRMTFLPPRDEIEALVEKLGAFHRSYAASHVAEDGVAAMSRC, encoded by the coding sequence GTGATGCTCGCCCTCAAACACCTCAACGAGAGATTGCTGCGCGCCGAGTACGCCGTGCGCGGACCGATCGTGCAGCGGGCTCAGGAACTCGAGGCCGCCGGGCGCAGGATTATCTACTGCAACATCGGCAACCCCCAGGCGCTCAAACAGCGCCCCCTCACTTACCTGCGCCAGATCCTCTGCCTGATCGAGTACCCCGAGCTGCTCGAGAATGCCGATGTCACCCGCCACTTCCCCAAGGACGTGGTGGAGCGGGCCCGGTCCATTCTCGTCCGGCATCCCCACGGCACCGGCGCCTACAGCCAGAGCGCCGGCATTCCCTTCATCCGCAAGGCGGTCGCCGACTTTGTCGCCCGCCGGGACGGCATCCCCGCCAGCCCGGAGCACGTGATTCTCACCGACGGCGCGAGCAAGGGGGCCCAGGCTGTCCTCACCGCCCTCCTCCGCCGCCGCAACGACGGCTTCATGATCCCCATCCCGCAGTACCCGCTCTACAGCGCCAGCCTCGAGCTCTTCGGCGGCAGACAGATCGGGTACCTGCTGGATGACGACGACCACTGGCAGCTCAACGAGGCGGTGCTCGAAGACAGTCTCGCGGCCGCCCGCGCGGACGGGATCAACCCGGTCGGCATTGTCGTCATCAACCCCGGCAACCCGACCGGCGCCGTCCTCACGGTCGACAACATCAAGATGATCATCGCCTTCGCGGAGCGCCACCGCCTCGCCATCATCGCCGATGAGGTCTACCAGGAGAACGTCTACGCCCCCGGCTGCCGCTTCCACTCGTTCGCCAAGGTGATGCACACGCTGGGGGTCGTCTCTGTCCCCCTGTTCAGCCTGCACTCGGTCTCGAAGGGGTTTCTCGGGGAGTGCGGGCACCGCGGCGGCTATCTCGAGATCCGCAACGTCTCCGAGGAAGTGCTCGCGCAGTTCATCAAGCTCCAGTCGATCAGTCTCTGCGCCAACATCCCCGGGCAAATCGCCACCTACCTCATGGTGTCGCCGCCGCAGCCGGGCGAACGGAGCTACGACGCCTACGTGCAGGAACGGGACGCCATCCTCGACGACCTCAAGGCGAAGGCGGAAATCCTGGGGGAGGGAATCAATCAAATCCCCGGCATGTCCGTCGACATCCCCCAGGGCGCCATGTACGCTTTTGTCCGGTTCCGCCTGCCCGAGGAGAAGGGCGCGGATTTGACGCGCCTGACGCCCGAGCAGTTGTCGGCCTACGTCGCTAAGCGCGACACCGACTACTGCCTGGCGCTGCTGGAGCAAACGGGGATTTGCGTCGTGCCGGGATCGGGATTCGGCCAGAAACCGGGAACCTTCCATTTCCGCATGACCTTCCTCCCGCCGCGCGACGAGATCGAGGCGCTGGTGGAGAAACTCGGCGCCTTCCACCGCTCCTACGCGGCTTCGCACGTGGCAGAGGACGGCGTAGCCGCCATGTCCCGCTGCTGA
- a CDS encoding sensor histidine kinase: MTDTLGRKNLDEELRARSHALAERMKELECLHSVSDLFENRHIELSEIFQRIVELLPGAWQYPEIACARITMKSRQYQSHNYRETPWRQQADITAGGERVGVIEVGYLEVLPGGTPPQFLPEEADLLETVAHRLGEAYSLKEAQRQLSTYQQHLRSLAMELTLAEERERRQLALHLHDNIGQGLAVAKLKLETLRHLLPEGHGERIDDILALIQQIIADTRTITADISPPILYELRFDQALVWLGDHVRKQSGLQVEVHWPEEDVALSEGVRVLLFRSIQELLANVVKHAGAAAVRIEVERQGNEAHVCVADDGVGFDLEHQGRYPSANGGFGLFSIRERLTHLGGRMTVDPKVGGGTRVHLWVPVTDSPAAPR, encoded by the coding sequence GTGACCGACACTTTGGGCCGGAAGAACCTCGACGAGGAACTGCGGGCGCGCTCGCACGCTCTCGCCGAGCGCATGAAAGAGCTCGAATGTCTGCACTCGGTGTCGGATCTGTTCGAGAACCGGCACATCGAGCTGAGCGAGATTTTCCAGAGAATCGTGGAACTCCTCCCCGGGGCCTGGCAGTACCCGGAAATCGCGTGTGCGCGGATCACAATGAAAAGCCGCCAGTACCAGAGCCACAACTACAGGGAGACGCCCTGGCGGCAGCAGGCGGACATCACCGCCGGCGGCGAGCGCGTCGGGGTCATCGAGGTGGGGTATCTCGAGGTCCTGCCCGGGGGAACCCCGCCCCAGTTCCTTCCCGAGGAAGCGGACCTTCTGGAGACGGTCGCCCACCGGCTGGGGGAGGCCTACTCGCTCAAAGAGGCCCAGCGCCAGCTCTCCACCTACCAGCAGCACCTGCGGTCACTGGCCATGGAGTTGACGCTGGCCGAGGAGCGGGAACGGCGGCAGCTTGCGCTGCACCTGCACGACAACATCGGGCAGGGGCTCGCCGTGGCGAAACTGAAACTCGAGACCCTCCGCCACCTGCTGCCGGAGGGGCATGGGGAGCGCATCGACGATATCCTCGCGCTCATCCAGCAGATCATCGCCGACACCCGCACCATCACCGCCGACATCAGCCCGCCCATTCTGTACGAGCTCCGCTTCGACCAGGCGCTGGTCTGGCTGGGAGACCACGTGAGAAAACAATCGGGACTGCAGGTCGAGGTGCACTGGCCGGAGGAGGACGTGGCGCTGAGCGAGGGCGTGCGCGTGCTGCTGTTCCGCTCGATCCAGGAGCTGCTGGCCAACGTGGTGAAGCACGCCGGGGCGGCGGCCGTGCGGATCGAGGTCGAGCGGCAGGGGAACGAGGCGCATGTGTGCGTGGCCGACGACGGCGTCGGGTTCGACCTCGAGCACCAGGGCCGGTACCCCTCGGCCAACGGCGGCTTCGGGTTGTTCAGCATCCGGGAGCGCCTCACGCACCTCGGGGGGCGGATGACGGTCGATCCGAAAGTGGGCGGCGGGACAAGGGTCCACCTGTGGGTGCCGGTCACCGACAGCCCGGCCGCCCCGCGATGA
- a CDS encoding NAD(P)(+) transhydrogenase (Re/Si-specific) subunit beta has translation MDMNSLTALLLDLSIIALLIVGITLFRTPRGARFGNLTAAAALLAAIVLVLSRNAIFDPAWLVVALLIGSAVGALVAMRVTMIQIPAMVAFQHGAGGVAACTIALVELTRTGVVLTPVGELSGYLGLVIGAATFSGSMLASAKLAAKLRQTPTLLPRHNLLLLALLAVIAGLCAAAAGAVGSSLMALLLGLLVASVGLGLLFAIRIGGADMPVLISFLNATAGLAAAFCGVVIQNRLLIAAGATVAASGSILTAVMCKAMNRSFVKVLSGAKQKSAGSAVAEAPARQPVTRRTQTYTEAMAEAIQVLNRADRIIIIPGYGMALAKAQFQVATLARTLIELGKRVSFAIHPVAGRMPGHMNVLLAEADVDYELLREMDEVNPEFAETDVVLIIGACDVVNPAAISRADTPISGMPILNAHEARHVLVLNLDERPGYSGVPNPLYDEPTTLLLFGDANKSVTDLLLSVQAEPARQQGVAV, from the coding sequence ATGGATATGAATAGTCTCACTGCACTTTTGCTGGACCTCTCGATCATCGCGCTGCTGATCGTCGGCATCACCCTCTTTCGGACGCCGCGCGGCGCCCGTTTCGGCAACCTGACGGCCGCCGCCGCTCTGCTGGCCGCGATTGTGCTGGTCCTCTCGCGCAACGCCATCTTTGACCCGGCCTGGCTGGTGGTGGCCCTGCTCATCGGCAGCGCCGTCGGCGCCCTCGTCGCCATGCGCGTCACCATGATCCAGATCCCGGCCATGGTGGCCTTCCAGCACGGCGCGGGCGGCGTGGCCGCCTGCACCATCGCCCTGGTCGAATTGACCCGCACCGGCGTCGTCCTCACCCCGGTCGGCGAGCTCTCTGGCTACCTCGGGCTGGTCATCGGCGCCGCTACCTTCAGCGGCAGCATGCTGGCCAGCGCCAAGCTGGCCGCCAAACTTCGGCAGACGCCCACCCTCCTGCCCCGCCACAACCTCCTGCTGCTCGCGCTGCTGGCGGTGATTGCGGGCCTGTGCGCGGCGGCTGCCGGCGCCGTCGGATCCTCACTCATGGCTCTTCTGCTCGGCCTCCTCGTCGCCTCGGTCGGGCTCGGCCTCCTCTTTGCGATCCGCATCGGCGGCGCCGATATGCCCGTGCTGATCTCGTTCTTGAACGCCACGGCCGGGTTGGCGGCCGCCTTCTGCGGCGTCGTCATCCAGAACCGCCTCCTCATCGCCGCTGGCGCCACGGTCGCCGCGTCCGGCTCCATTCTGACCGCGGTCATGTGCAAGGCGATGAACCGGAGCTTCGTGAAGGTGCTCTCGGGGGCGAAGCAGAAATCGGCGGGGAGCGCCGTCGCGGAGGCGCCCGCACGGCAGCCCGTGACGCGGCGGACGCAGACGTATACGGAAGCGATGGCCGAGGCCATCCAGGTCCTCAACCGGGCTGACCGCATCATCATCATTCCGGGCTACGGGATGGCCTTGGCCAAGGCCCAGTTCCAGGTGGCCACCCTCGCCCGCACGCTCATCGAGCTCGGCAAACGCGTCAGCTTCGCCATCCACCCCGTCGCCGGCCGCATGCCCGGCCACATGAACGTGCTGCTGGCCGAGGCCGACGTCGACTACGAGCTGCTGCGCGAGATGGACGAGGTCAACCCGGAGTTCGCCGAGACCGACGTGGTGCTGATCATCGGCGCCTGCGACGTTGTCAACCCCGCTGCCATCAGCCGAGCCGATACCCCGATCTCGGGCATGCCCATTCTCAACGCCCACGAGGCGCGCCACGTCCTGGTGCTCAATCTCGACGAGCGGCCCGGATACTCGGGCGTGCCCAACCCGCTGTACGACGAGCCGACGACCCTGCTGCTGTTCGGCGACGCCAACAAGTCGGTCACCGATCTTCTGCTCAGCGTGCAGGCGGAACCCGCCCGGCAGCAAGGAGTGGCAGTGTGA